One part of the Candida albicans SC5314 chromosome R, complete sequence genome encodes these proteins:
- the HHT2 gene encoding histone (Putative histone H3; farnesol regulated; Hap43-induced; rat catheter and Spider biofilm repressed) has product MARTKQTARKSTGGKAPRKQLASKAARKSAPSTGGVKKPHRYKPGTVALREIRRFQKSTELLIRKLPFQRLVREIAQDFKTDLRFQSSAIGALQEAVEAYLVGLFEDTNLCAIHAKRVTIQKKDMQLARRLRGERS; this is encoded by the coding sequence ATGGCTAGAACAAAACAAACAGCAAGAAAATCTACTGGTGGTAAAGCCCCAAGAAAACAATTAGCTTCCAAAGCTGCTAGAAAATCTGCTCCATCTACTGGTGGTGTCAAGAAACCACACAGATATAAGCCAGGTACTGTTGCCTTGAGAGAAATTAGAAGATTCCAAAAATCTACTGAATTATTGATTAGAAAATTACCATTCCAAAGATTAGTCAGAGAAATTGCTCAAGATTTCAAAACTGATTTAAGATTCCAATCTTCTGCTATTGGTGCTTTACAAGAAGCCGTTGAAGCTTACTTGGTTGGTTTATTCGAAGATACTAACTTGTGTGCTATCCATGCTAAGAGAGTTACCattcaaaagaaagataTGCAATTAGCTAGAAGATTGAGAGGTGAAAGATCTTAG